GCCCTCATTTCGGCCGCCACCTCGCTGCGGTGCATGGCCACGCTCTCGCTCCAGCAGCAGGGTGCAATCAGTTTCTCCTGCAATGCGCGGATCCTGCCAGAGCCTTGCCCCCAGGCAATGGCCGCCGCAAGGAGCGCCGCTGCCACCCAGATGAATTTGGCCTTGTTTCGCATCGAGCCCTCCCCTTTCCAGATCTCTGAGGAATTGCCGGGCGGCCGCCTCGCCTTCTGGTTCCGCTCGGTTCCTGCCTTCATTGTAAGGGCAACATCCCGATTCCGCGGGCGGCCGCTCGCGGGATGCGCCCGGTCCAATCGGAACCGGAGCGTGCTTTCAATCAGATACACTCGGTATTTGGGCCGAAACCGGCCGGCCGGAGGATCCTCATTTGCCCGAAATCCTCAGAGACATCCTGGGCAACGCGCCGCAATTGACCCTGACGGGTGCGCTCGACATCCTTCTTGTGGCGCTGCTTCTGTACCAGGTGCTGCTGCTGATCCGCGGCCGGCGGGCCATGCATGTGCTCGTGGGCATCGGGATCGTTCTGGCCGCCTACGGCCTGGCGGTCAGCGCCGGCCTTACCGTGCTCCGGACGATCCTTGAGGGATTGGCCCCGTACACGGCCTTCGCGCTGATCGTGATGTTCCAGGGCGAAATCCGCCGCATGCTGACCCGGATCGGCGAGCGGAAATGGGCCGGATTCGGCGCCCGCGTCGAATCGCGCGAGGTGGCGGAGGAGATCGTGCTCGCCGTCAGCCATCTGGCTGCGCACCGTATCGGCGCGCTGATTGTGATCGAAGGAGAAGTCGGGCTGCGCACCTTTATTGAAAGCGGCGTCCCGATCGACGCGCGGGTGACCCGCGACCTGCTGCTGGCCATCTTTCAGCCTGGCGGCCCGCTCCATGACGGCGCCGCCATCGTCACGGGCGGACGGCTCGCCGCCGCCGCCTGCTTCCTCCCTCTAACGATGAACCCGGAGCTGTCGCGCGTCTTCGGCACCCGTCACCGCGCGGCGATCGGCGTCAGCGAGGACTCTGACTGCCTCGCCATTGTCGTCAGCGAGGAGCGCGGCACGATTTCGCTGGCCTCGGCCGGAGAGCTGGAAAATGACATCAGTCCGGAACGCCTGGCCGAGCGGCTGAGCCATCCGGTGAAAGGCGGCCGCAGACGCACGGCGGCGGCGCGGGAGGGCGCCCGGCCATGAAACGCTTCTTCACCCAGCACCTGGGCCTGAAGCTCTTCTCGCTCGCCGTGGCCTTTGTCCTGTGGCTGTCCATCAGCGGCTCGCGCGAGCTCACCACCGCCGTCACGGTTCCCGTCCAGTACCGCAACATCCCCACGCACCTCGAGCTGGGGCCGAACCTCGTGGAAGAAGTGCGCTTGATCGTGCGCGGACCTTCGCCGCTGCTGGCGCGCGTCTCTGATTCGCCGCCCCCCGTCGTGCTCGATCTGGGGCGCGTCCGGCGCGAGGGCGTCACCACCTTTTCCATCCAGCGCACGAATGTGGATCTTCCGGCGGGCGTCATCCTGGAGCGCGCCATCCCTTCCCAGATTCAGATCCGCACGGAGCGGCGCGAAGTGAAAGAGGTGCCCGTCTGGCCCGTGTTTGAAAACGTGCCGGAAGGCTATCAGATCGAGTCGTGGACGGTCACGCCGCCGCGGCTGCCCCTGTCCGGTCCGAAGAGCCGCCTGGACAGGATCGAAACCGTCAGGACCGATCCCATCGATCTGCACTCGCAGCCGGGCGGCAACGAAGTGCTGACCACAGCGTTCGCCGGAGACCCGCAGGCCCACTTCGTGGCTTCGCCTCAGGTCAGGGTCCGCTATGTTCTGAGTCCCATTCCTGCTGCGGACCGCTCCGCGGCAAAGGAGAAACGTTGAGCGAAAGACGCCTCTTTGGCACGGATGGAATCCGCGGAGTCGCAGGCGAGCCGCCTCTGGATGCCCGCACTGTCGCCGCCTTCGGCATGGCGCTGGGCGAGTGGGCGCTGCACCATGGCTCCAGAAGCGTGCTTATCGGGATGGACACGCGCGAATCGGGCCCCGATCTGGCAGCGCAGGTTGCCGCTGGACTGCGGAAGGCCGGCGCGGAGCCCCTGCTGGCGGGCATTGTCACCACTCCAGCCGTGTCCTACCTGACCAGGACAGGCCCGTTTTCGGCTGGAGTCATGATCTCCGCTTCGCACAACCCGTACCACGACAACGGCCTGAAAGTGTTCGCGCATGACGGCCTCAAGCTGCCGGATGCCGAGGAACTGCGGATCGAGACACGCATCTTTCAGCTTGTGAACGAAGGGGTGGAAGCCGCGCCTGATTCCTCTACTCCCGCGGATGCCGGGCTCGCAGCCGCGTACCTTGATTTTCTGGCCTCCGCCGCTCCGCACGGTCTGGCCGGGCTCTCTGTCGTGCTGGATTGCGCCAACGGCGCCGCGTGCCATCTGGCGCCCGCTCTGTTCCGCCGGCTTGGAGCGGGGGTCGTCGAAACCGCCTGCTCGCCGGATGGCCGCAATATCAACGACGGCTGCGGCGCGCTTCATGTCGAGCCCCTGCGGCGGCGCGTGCTCGAGGAGAAGGCCGATTTCGGGGCCGCATTCGACGGCGACGCCGACCGCTGCATCCTCGTCAGCCGTTCTGGCCGGGTTCTCAATGGCGACCACATTCTTCTGCTCGCTGGACGCCGCCTGCGTCCGCGCGCCGTCGTGGCCACGGTGATGTCGAACCTCGGCTTGGAACGGGCTCTGGCGTCCGAGGGCATCGGTCTGATCCGCACCGCCGTCGGAGACCGCTACGTGCTTGAGGAGATGCTCCGCCAGGATCTCCCGCTCGGCGGCGAGCAGAGCGGCCATGTGATCTTCCGCGATTTCTCCACCGCCGGAGACGGCATGCTGACCGCACTCCGCGCGGCTTCCATCGCCCGCGCCTGCGGGGCGACGCTCGACGAACTCGTCGAGGACTTCATCGTCTACCCCCAGCGGCTTGTGAACGTCCGCTTCCGCGAGAAAAAGCCCCTCGATCAGCTCCCTGCCGTGCAGCACGAAATCCGCGAGACCGAGCACGAGTTCGGCCCCGCCGGCCGCGTCCTCGTGCGTTTCTCCGGAACCGAGCCCCTCGCCCGTGTCATGGTTGAAGGTCCGGACGCCGAGCGTGTCGAGTTCCGCGCCCGCCGCATCGCCGCCGCCATTGAAGCCGCCCTCTCCTGACAAGAAAAGGGGACAGGAACACAATTCCCCTTTTTCGACCACTGGGGGCGGCGTTTCCGCAGCCGCCTCAATAGTTCTTCTGCCGCTCGTGCCGCGCCCGCTGCGCCCTGCCCATCGCCTTCACCCCCGCAAGCGCCGGGTCCGCCGCCGCCAGCTTCTCGAGTTGCGTGGCCACCTTCTCCATCGCTCGCGCAATGTCCCGCACGTCTTCCTCGTCCCCGATGAAGCAGAACTGGAACAGCCACACTGCTTCTTCGTACGCCGCACGCTCCGCCACCGGACAGCGGCAGTCCGAATAATCCTTCTGCAGCTGCGCGCAGTTCTCCGGCGTCGCGTAGAACAGATCGCTGCGGTACACAGCCTCGTAGAAGCGGCCGTCGCACGGCACGCCTTCCGCCTCCACCGCCGCCACGAACAGATCCCGGTGCGGAGCGGGCCGGCCGGGTTCGGGACGGTACTGCAGGACGTAGCAGTACATCGTGGGCGACGTCATTTGCGGCTGCGCAGGCAGCACGCGGAGGCCCGGCAGACCCGAGATCAGAGTTTCGAACAGCGCCGCATGCCGCGCCCGCCGCTCGCGCAGTTCCGGCAGCCGCTCCAGCTGCCCGAACAGCATCGCCACCTGCAGGTCCGTCATGCGGTAATTCAGCCCCAGCAGCCGCTGGCCATACTGGTCTGTCAACGAAGCGCGCCCGCAGTTGATCACCGTCTGCAGCGCTTCGTAGTACTCGAGCGAATTGGTCGTCAGCAGCCCGCCCTCTCCTGACGTCATCAGCTTGCTCTCCTGCAGCGAGAACGACCCGATATCGCCGATGGCGCCCGCGCCCCTGCCCTTCCACGCGCCCCCGTGCGCATGCGCGCAGTCCTCGATCACTTTCAGCCCGCGCTCCCTGGCAAGCTCCATCAGCGCATCCATGTCCGTGAAGCGCATGGCCAGGTGCACCGGGATCACCGCCTTCGTGCGCGGAGTGATGCAGGCTCGCACGCTCTCCACGTCCATGCAGTACGTGTCCGGATCCACGTCGGCGAACACGGGCACGCCGCCCATCGCCAGCACCGCCGTCGCCGTGCCGTCCCAGGTGTAGGCGGGCACGATCACTTCGTCTCCGAACCGCACGCCTGCCGCCATCAGCGCCGCCGTCAGCGACACGGTTCCGTTCGCCACCGGCAGAGCGTACCGAACGCCGTGCATTTCGGCAAACCGTGCGCACAACTCCTGCGCCAGCGGCGTCGGGTATGGAAACCCGCCCCAGCGGCGGCTCCGCACCGTGCGCAGGATCCGTTCAAGATCCGCCTCGTCATACTGCGGCCACGGCGCGAACGGCTTGCGCCGCACAGGCTCGCCGCCGAGAATCGCCAGAGTGCTCACGGAAGCTCCTTCTGAATTTTGAAAACGGATTTCAGTTTTTTGTTCAGCATACGCTATAGTGTTCAGGAAGGCAAACCAACCCGCCCACGCCGGCGCGCCGCCGGCCGCGATCTGGAGAAATCATGCGAAATCTCGTCCTCGTCCCTGTCGCCCTCTGCGCCGCTTCCGCCGCGCAGTGGAGCGTGCGCGTGGAGGAACCCACCGGGCTGTACCGCCGCACGGCGGAAGTCGCAGCGCTGCCGCTCGGGCGCTTCGCTCCGCATACGTCCGGCTTCGCCGTGATCGATCCGCAGGGCAAGGAAGTCCCCCATCAGGTCTCCGCGGGCGAGCTGCTCTTCCCCGTTTCGGTCATGCCCGGCGAGTTGCCCGAATACACCGTGACCTGCTGCAGAACGGAGGCGCCGCGGTTCGCGAGTCCCATCGTCGCGCGCCGGCTCGGTCTGCACCGGCTTGAATTCGGCAACGATCAGTTCCGCGCCGTGATCGATACGCGCGCCGGCTCGATCGTGGAAGCCTACACTCTGCGCGCCGGGGAAAACCGCCGCCTGAATCTCGTCGAGCTGACGCCCGAGGACAGGAAATCGCTGCAGGGAGACATCCATGAAGACACTCCGGAAGCAGCCCGCGTGATCCCGCCCCCGGTGCCGGGCGTGGATGGCCCCAACACGGGCTGGACTTCGCTGGGGGGCTCGGGCGGATTCACGAATGCCGAAATTCTCGAATCCGGTCCTCTGCGCGGGCGCCTGCGCCTCACCCGGCAGGGCGAGTCGTGGGAAATCGTCTGGAACGCTGGAGCGGCCTGGTTCCGCTGGAAGGCGGCCAAAGGCTTCCGGTTCGCCGCCGTGTCTGCGGCTCCGTATGTTCCTTTCGACCGCTGCGCCGATGGCAGCGAGTACCGCTGGCCCACCGGTCCGGGCGGCGGCGAGCCGCCCTTCAGCAACGTCGGCCCGCGCAACTGGAAAAAGCTGCCCGGCGGGCACATGGCCTACTATCAGCGGGCGGAAGATTACGGTGCGCTCGGCATCGTGGCGCTCGACCCGGATCTGGAATGGCGCGGCGCCTGTTCCCGCAGATTTGTTGCCGAGAAAGCGGCGGGATCAACGGAAATCGCCGTGACATTTCCCGCGTGGAAAGGCGGGGAAACCATTCTCGAAGCGCGCCGTGAATTCCGCGTCCTGACGCAACCCGCGCTCGTCTCCGTTTCGCCCATGAAGGACGCTGTGCCGGCGGCCAGGGAGCCCGCATCCGTCGAACCGGCCGCGGAACTGCGCGCGAGCCCCGCCACGCCATTCGCGCCCGTCATTCTGCCCCTCGATGGCGAGTGGGAGCTCATGTGGGCGGAGAAAGGCCAGGGTCCGCCGCGCGAGGGCTGGCGCCGCGTGCGCGTGCCCGGAACCGCCCACGTGCAGTGGCTCGAATCCTCGCAGATCTTCACGCGCGCCGCGGAATGGATCAGCTCGAAGGAGTGGTGGTACCGCCGGCAGTTTGAAACGCCGCGCGCATTCGACGGAAAGCGCGTCTTTCTGCAGTTCGACGCCACCGATTACTACGCCGATGTCTACGTCAATGGTGCATGGATCGCGCGCCATGAAGGCTACATCGACCCCTGGGAGGCCGAAATTCCCCCGCATGCGCTCCGCGATGGGCGCAATGAACTCCTTGTGCGCGTCTGGACGCCAGTGCACTACTACTGGAAGCACCGTCCGTACACCGTGAAAGGTTCCTACGGCGCCGTGGATCAGAAGCCGGACGACATCACGGCTCTGGGCATCACCCGCTCCGTGCGGCTGCGCGCGTACGAAGAAGCCCGCATCACGGACATCGCTGTGGACACGCGGCTCACGGATGACGGAGCTTTAGTCGAAGTGGAGCTCGGCGCGGAATCCGCCGGACCGGGATTGCAATGGGAGCTGACGCTCTCTCCGGCCAACTTCCAGGGACCCGCGCCCATTCAGGTCCGCATTCCCTGGTCGACCCGCGCCGCCATCCCCGTGAAGGAGCCTCGCCTGTGGTGGACGTGGGACACGGGCACGCCCCACCTGTACCGGCTCGATGTCCGCCTCCTTGATGAAAGCGGCCGCGCCATCGACGGCCGCAGCCTCCGCATCGGCATCCGGGAAATCGAAAAAATCGGCTGGCATTTTTATCTGAACCGGAAAAAACTCTTCATCCGCGGAACGAATTATTACTACCACCTGTTCATGTCCGAAATGGACCGCCGCAAGTACGAGCGCGACATGGAGCTGATGCTCGGCATGAACGTCAATATGATCCGGGTCCACTGCCACTTCTCCAACCCGGAGTTTTACGACCTCGCGGACGAGCGCGGCGTTCTGATCTGGCAGGACTTTCTCGAAGCCTGGTACCCGCACGACCGCGGTTTCTCCCTGCATGCCTCCCGGCTGTACGGCAACCACATCCGCTATGTCCGCAACCGCCCGAGCATCGCCCTCTGGGCGGCCAGCGACGAGGAGGACTTCGAGAATTACCGCGATCTCACAAAGCATCTTGCCGCGCAACCGTTCTTCCTTGATCCGCAGCGCAGGCCCGTCGTGCGCTCCACTGGCCGTTTCGGCGACAGCCACGTCTACTACGGCTGGTACGGCGGCAGCATCTGGCAGTACGCTTCGCTCGAAGAAGACTTTGTCTCCGAACTCGGCGCCACAGCGCTGCCGAACTACGAAACACTGAAAACCTTTATGGACGGCAGGTGGCCCTTCACGCAGTACCGCGACGAGTGGGAATGGCGCCGCCTGCAGGTCCCCGAAGCCCTGCGCGCGTGGGGTGATCCTGCAGGGACAACGATGGAGGAGTTCATTCCGCGCACGCAGGCGTACGTTTCCCGCCTCTTCCAGCTCGCCATTGAGCGCATGCGCCGCCGCAAAGCGGACGGCGCGGGCGGCATCCTCCACTTCCACGCCATCGACATCTGGCCTTCCGTGACGATGGCCGCGATCGACTTCGAGCGCCGCCCTACAAAGGTCTACGACACAGTGCGCCGCAGCTTCGCGCCCGTAGCGGCGCTGTTCGAATACGACCGCGACCGCTGGCTCGCGGGCGAAACGTTCCGCTGCACGCTGTGGGCGGCGAACGATCTCTGGAAAGCGCTTCCCGGATTGAGCGTGAACTGGAAAATCGCCGGCCCCGGCGGCCGGACCGCGGCGGAAGGCGCCTTTTCTGTCTCTCTGGGAGAAGACGACGTGAAACGCGCGGGCGTGATTGAATGGCGTCCCTCTGCCCCTGGGCCGCACAGGCTGATCGCCTGGATCTCCAGTCCGGACGGGCGTCAAATCTCGGAAAACATTTACGAATTCGAGGTGGTCGCGCAGTGAAATCCCTCTATTTTCTGCTGGCGCTTGCGCCCGCGCTTCCGGCTCAGCCCCTGCGTGTGGGAACGTTTCATGCTGAGATCCGCACGGAGTTCTCCACGGGGCACGGACTTCCGTCCAGCGATGTCCAGCGCGTCTGGATCGGAGCAGACGGAGGTATTCACGCTCTGACAGCTGCTGGCGCGGCCCGCTTTGACGGCGCCCGCTGGGTTCCTTCGAGCGCCGTGCCACCCCCGTCCCGCACGGTCTCCGGTCCCGGAGGCATGATGGCCGAGGCCCGTCCCGGCGGCCTGTTTGTGAAACAGCGCGGAAAGAACTGGGAAAGGCTCTTCCCTTCTGACGGCGCCCGCAGCTGGGCCGTCGACGACGTGCGCGGCGTTGCCTTCGATGCGCGCGGGCGTCTCTGGTTCTGCTCCCCCCAGGGCGCGGGCGTCCGCGAGAGCGGCCGCTGGACTCTGTATACAGGCGCCGAAGGGCTGCCATATGACGACTTCACCTCGATCGCCGCCGGCGGCGACGGTTCCGTGTGGTTCGGCACGCGCATCGGCGCGATCCGCTTTGACGGACAGCACTGGGCCTACAGGCAGGGCCGCCGCTGGCTTCCGCATGACGAAGTGCGCTCCATTGCCGTGGAGCAGGATGGCACGGCCTGGATCGCCACTGCTGGCGGCATTTCCCGCATCGCGCGCAAGCCGATGACGCTGGCCGAAAAAGCGCGCTTCTTCGAAGAGGAGATCGACCGCCGCCACCGGCGCACCCCTTATGAGTTCGTCCACCCCGTGCACGTCGCTGCGCCTGGCGACGCCTCCCGGTGGACGCAGACCGACAGCGACAACGACGGACTGTGGACCTCCATGTACGGAGCGGGCGAATGCTTTGCTTACGCAGCGACAGGCGACGAAGACGCCCGCCGCCGCGCGCGGAAAGCCTTCGAGGCGCTCCGCTTCCTGTCGCTGGTGACTCAGGGCGGCTCGCACCCCGCGCCGAAGGGGTTCGTCGCCCGTTCCATCCTGCCCGTCTCCGGTCCCGATCCCAACCTGCGCGATTCTCCTGACCGCGACCGGAAACGCCAGCAGACAGACCGGCTCTGGAAAATCATCACGCCCCGCTGGCCCGTCAGCGCCGACGGCAAATGGTATTGGAAAACGGACACGAGCTCCGACGAACTGGACGGGCATTTCTTCTTCTACGCAGCCTATTTCGACCACGTCGCCCGCACGGCGGAAGAAAAGCGCGAGGTTCGCGAACACGTCGCCGCCATCGCGGATCATCTGCTCGTTCACAACTACGCTCTGGTCGATCACGACGGAAGGCCCACCCGCTGGGCCGTTTTCGGACCCGACGAGCTGAATCACAACCGCGACTGGTGGCAGGAGCGGGGCCTCAACTCGCTCAGCATCCTCTCGTATCTGCGCACGGCCCATCACATCACCGGCGATCCCCGGTATGACCGCGCCGCCCGCGCCCTCGTGGAGCGCCACGGCTACGGAATGAACGCCATGATCGTCAAGTCCCACCAGGGGCCAGGCGGCGGCAATCAGAGCGACGACGAGATGATTTTCATGAATTATTACAACCTTATCCGCTACGAAACAGACCCCGATTTACGGATGAAGTATCTGCTCGGCTTCCGCCATCATTTCGAGAACGAAGTGCCCGAACGGAATCCCCTGTTCAACTTCCTCTACGCAGCTGTCGCCCGCGGGCAGAAGTTCGAGGACACGTTCGGCCCGGTCGATCTCAGTCCTCCGCCGGGCTGGCTGGAGGATGCCGCCGACACTCTCGTCCGCATCCCTCTGGACCGCTTCGACTGGGCGCACCGCAACAGCCACCGCAAGGACATCTTGCTGCTGCCGCGTTTCATGCGCGAGAACCGGCAGGACCTGTACGGCCGCCGCGTCGATGGCAAGGTCTTGCCCGCCGACGAGCGCTACTTCGCCCATTGGAACCACGATCCCTGGCGCCTGGACACTGGCGGCGCGGGTACGGAGCTGGCGGAGGGCGCCGTGTTCCTGCTGCCCTATTACCTGGGCCTTTACCACGGCTTTCTGAAAGACTGACCCTGCTCAACGCTTGGTCTTCGCCGTAGACGCGCGCAACACCACTTCCGGCTCGATGAC
This DNA window, taken from Bryobacteraceae bacterium, encodes the following:
- a CDS encoding membrane protein; translation: MPEILRDILGNAPQLTLTGALDILLVALLLYQVLLLIRGRRAMHVLVGIGIVLAAYGLAVSAGLTVLRTILEGLAPYTAFALIVMFQGEIRRMLTRIGERKWAGFGARVESREVAEEIVLAVSHLAAHRIGALIVIEGEVGLRTFIESGVPIDARVTRDLLLAIFQPGGPLHDGAAIVTGGRLAAAACFLPLTMNPELSRVFGTRHRAAIGVSEDSDCLAIVVSEERGTISLASAGELENDISPERLAERLSHPVKGGRRRTAAAREGARP
- the glmM gene encoding phosphoglucosamine mutase is translated as MSERRLFGTDGIRGVAGEPPLDARTVAAFGMALGEWALHHGSRSVLIGMDTRESGPDLAAQVAAGLRKAGAEPLLAGIVTTPAVSYLTRTGPFSAGVMISASHNPYHDNGLKVFAHDGLKLPDAEELRIETRIFQLVNEGVEAAPDSSTPADAGLAAAYLDFLASAAPHGLAGLSVVLDCANGAACHLAPALFRRLGAGVVETACSPDGRNINDGCGALHVEPLRRRVLEEKADFGAAFDGDADRCILVSRSGRVLNGDHILLLAGRRLRPRAVVATVMSNLGLERALASEGIGLIRTAVGDRYVLEEMLRQDLPLGGEQSGHVIFRDFSTAGDGMLTALRAASIARACGATLDELVEDFIVYPQRLVNVRFREKKPLDQLPAVQHEIRETEHEFGPAGRVLVRFSGTEPLARVMVEGPDAERVEFRARRIAAAIEAALS
- the rifK gene encoding 3-amino-5-hydroxybenzoate synthase is translated as MSTLAILGGEPVRRKPFAPWPQYDEADLERILRTVRSRRWGGFPYPTPLAQELCARFAEMHGVRYALPVANGTVSLTAALMAAGVRFGDEVIVPAYTWDGTATAVLAMGGVPVFADVDPDTYCMDVESVRACITPRTKAVIPVHLAMRFTDMDALMELARERGLKVIEDCAHAHGGAWKGRGAGAIGDIGSFSLQESKLMTSGEGGLLTTNSLEYYEALQTVINCGRASLTDQYGQRLLGLNYRMTDLQVAMLFGQLERLPELRERRARHAALFETLISGLPGLRVLPAQPQMTSPTMYCYVLQYRPEPGRPAPHRDLFVAAVEAEGVPCDGRFYEAVYRSDLFYATPENCAQLQKDYSDCRCPVAERAAYEEAVWLFQFCFIGDEEDVRDIARAMEKVATQLEKLAAADPALAGVKAMGRAQRARHERQKNY